The Desulfotignum phosphitoxidans DSM 13687 DNA segment TTGAAATATTGAACCATGGATATTTGGCTTTTTCCCAGGCTGTTATCCATTTTTTCCCATTTTCAGACGACTGGAGGGCGGCAATGACATCTTCGACGTTTTTGGTATCATCTCCGATGTGTGAACCAAGGTCGAATTCAACGGCCAGTTTGGCCAGTTTTCTCAGCTCATCATCGGGCTTGTACAAAATAACATCAATGCCTGCCACCATCTGGGTGATTTTCTGAAGCGGAATGTCAGGAAAGGCTTTTGTGCAGAAATCAACAAAAGTGACATAGGAGGCATATCCAAGATTCAAAAATTCGAAATGGTATTGCCAGCATCGGATTCCTCGATCAATTAATTTATCGTAGGTTTTGAGCAGTTCATAGCCCGATGAGGTGCCAATACCGTTTTTAACCACAGAAATATCCTCCATGGCCGGCAGTTGTTTGACTTCAAGGTTTTCAATATCAGAAATAATCCCTGTCATCTTTTTTTCCCACTGTTCATGAAGCCGGTCCCAGTTTTCATAATAATAACCGGCTCTTTCCATGAACAAGGGAATTCTTTTCTGCACCTCTTCAGGGTCTGTTATCGGAACCGGAGAAATATAGACGTTTCCATTGATGATCCGATGGTCAACCCCATACACCGGGGGAATCATGAAAATTCGAGTATTGAATTGCGATAATCCCAGAAACCATGCCTCATCCCAGATAATATCAAAGGGATACAGGGGTTCAGGGTAATGCAGTGCATCATTGAACCAGAACGTATTGTTCTCGTAAGCTTCTCTTTCCTTGTCCTTTGTCGAGAAAAAATAGTGATACGGGTACATCCTTTCCCAGCCTTCAGTTCCGGGGATCGCTTCAATCTCGTGAGGGTTGGGAAAACTCTTGTCAGCCATTTTCAGCCTCCTTAAAGGTTACGTTAGGTGCAGAACAAACCCAATAACTCTGACAATACTTGCAAGGAATTGAGAAGTCAGCATGAGATAAAATCCACTGAAAAGAGACCAGACCGAGTTTCCTTTTCATCAAAGCAGCAAGTATATGGCAGGGTTAATAATTCTTGACAAAAAAACTGTCAATTCATATAAAATTATATCAATTATAAGAATTTCTTATAATATTTTGATTTTTTTCAGCCAAATCGTCCAGAAGGAAATTGTCTTATGGTCAATTTAAACCAGTTGCGGGCATTTTATTATGTCGCAAAACATGACAGCTATACGGTTGCCGCACAGAAGCTTTTTATTACCCAGCCGGCCGTAACAGCTCAAATCAAATTATTTGAAAATTTTTATGGGATAAAATTATTCAATCGAAAAGGAAGAGCCCTGTTCCTGTCACATATCGGTAAACTTCTGTTTGAAAAAGCTGAAAAAATTTTCGCTCTGGAAAATGAAATCGAAGAAATGCTGGCTCAGATGAAGGAAATGAACCAGGGCCTTCTGGCGATCGGCTGTACCAAGGCCTATGCCAAGCATATTATGCCATCTATCATTTCAGCATTTCACAGAACTTATCCCAACATTAGAATCATCCTTGAAGAAGGCAGTTCCATGGCCATGATCAACAGTTTGAGGGATTTTGAAAACGAAATCATTGTTGTGGCGCAAATGGATATCAAAGATTCTCGAATTCAGTTTATCCCTTTCAGCCAGGAGGAAATCGTTTTGATCATGGCCGTTGATCATCCACTTTCCAAAAAAAAAGAAGTCACATTCAATGACATTAAAAATGAGCCGATTATTCTGAAAGGAACCGGATCCGGTACGCGAAAAAAAATTGTAGATTTATACAGAAACAACGATATGGTTCCCATTGTGTTTATGGAATCCAACAATACGGAATTCATCATCAATCTGGTCGAAAAAGGAGAAGGAATTTCTTTTCTTGTAAAACCGTCAATTGAACAAAAAGTGTATGAAAAAAAAATCGTCATGCACCGCCTAAAGGACAACAGATTGTTTCTGGACGTCAGCCTTGGTTTCTCAAAAAACAACCCGCTTTCGCCTGCAGCCTCTGCTTTTTATGAAGTCATTAAACGCACCTTTACTGAAGAATTCTCACAAAATAAAATCGGGTCTATTATGGCAAAAATTTTAGCAGGAAAATTTGTTAAAGATTAAGCTTGTGGTTTACTTGTCCGGGATCCGCCTTAACATGATAATTAAAAATTATTTTAAATAAGGCGAAATTATGAAAATTGCGGTTTTTTCAGATGTCCATAGCTGTTATAAAAAAATGATGACGGTTTTCGACGATATGGAAAAATATCAAATTGATCAGTATGTTTGTCTTGGGGACATTATCGGATATGGGAGTCAACCTGAAGAAACCGTTCAGTTGTTGATGTCAAAACAGGTGATTTCTGTCAGGGGTAACCACGAATTGGCCATGTTTGACCCTGATTACCTTGAACTGTTTCCAAAAAAAATAAAACAGCCTCTGCTGGAAAATATTGCGGCCATTTCCGAAAAATCCATCCAGTACCTTGAAAAAACACCGGTATATCTGCAATTGGAAAACTGCCATTTTGTCCACGGTACGCCACCGGACAAGATGACCACTTATATTTATGATGTGACAGATTACTATTTGAAGTCTATTTTTAATAATTCAGCCACGCGGGTTTTTTTCACTGGCCATACTCACAAACTCAAGTTGATTACTTATAAAGACAAAATAGTATATCGTGGAAGAATAAACGAAAATTGCATCATCCCAGTAGGGAATAATCAGAAATATCTTGTTAATGTAGGCAGCATCGGATTTTCAAGAGACGATTTTGAAGCATCAAAATATGTCGTCTATGACACGGAAAACAAACAGATCATGGTTAGAATGGTAAGTACTTGATTTTTTGTATGTTTTTTGCAGATGCCTGAATCAGGGCAGATCTCGTTTTCCATGATTCCATCTTTAGAAAAACAATATCGGTAATTGGATATTTTTAAAGCTAAGGAGTCATTTTAGGTATATTTATGAAATGCATAAGAATTTATTATATTCTCCTGTAAAAATGGTGGGTTAATATTCCATCACTGAGGGTCACGGTGTCACCGCAAGTTCAAATACGTTCTGGAATCGGTTGACCAGGATATACCGGGAGATCTTTACGCACACCAGGGCCGTGGTGTCGGCTGCGGCAAAGGAAGCCAGGTGGGGGTGCCGGGCCAGGTAGATGTCTGTCAGGGCCTGTTGTTCAGCATCGGGCACATCGATCACCGTCCCGGTGGCAGTGACCGCAGTCGCCTGGTAGATATCTTCGGCCCGGTTTTCACTGTTGTTGATCAGAAACGCGGCATTGGGGCAGGCCGTGAGGTTGTCATATTTGCGTGTAGTCTTGGGAGTCAGAAAAATGATCCGGTCCAGTTTTGGGGTGGCGGCCACTGCTACCAGGCTGGCATAGGGGTGGCCGTCCTTCTGGGTGCACAGCACGGCCAGTTGCTGAGAATTGATCAGGTCCTGAATGGTGGTGAACAGGGTCTGGTTGTCCATAACTGCCTCCGAAAGGAATATGTCAGGATACCGGCCAATCAAAGGTTGCGTGCGGGTTCCTGTATTTTTAAAAAGATGTTACAATCCGGTTGAACTTGATTCTTACGTCATGCTATAGGAGCTGTCAACGGGAACCTGATGTTATCCTAGGATATAAGGAGGAAGGATGTCCAGACAGATCAGTTTGATCGGTGTGCCCATGGATTTCGGCCAGGACCTGCGCGGGGTGGATATGGGGCCTGCGGCTGTGCGGTACACCGGCCTGATTACCCGGTTGCGGGAACTGGGCCACACTGTGCGGGACCGGGGGGATGTGCCTATTCCCATCCGGGATGAAGCCGTACCCGGGCCGTTGGCGGGAAACACCTATGTGGAGGAGATCTCCCGGATCTGCAACGCAGTGTACACCCTGGGGCGCCGGGTGATGGAAGAGAAAGATTTCCCGCTGTTTGTGGGCGGGGATCATTCCATTGCCGTGGGCACGGTGGCCGCGGCCGGAGCCGATGGTGAGCCCATCGGCCTGATCTGGCTGGATGCCCACGGGGATTTCAACACCCCGGACACCTCGCCGTCCGGCAATATCCACGGCATGCCCCTGGCCATTCTCATGGGAGAAGGTCATCCGGATCTGGTGAATGTGGGACGGCCAGGGCCCAAGGTGCTGCCGGAAAACGTGGTCATGATCGGGCTGAGGGATATTGACCCGGTCGAGAAAAAGCGGCTGAAAACCTCCGGAGTCACGGTGTTCACCATGCGGGACATTGACGAACAGGGAATTTCCACGGTGGCCAACAAAGCTGTGATGAAATTTGCCCACATGAAACGCATTCATCTGACCGTGGACATGGATGCCCTGGATCCGGTGGAAGCCCCGGGAGTGGGGACTCCCGTGCCCGGCGGCATCACCTACCGGGAGGCCCATCTGCTCATGGAGATCCTGGCGGATTCCAAAAAGGTGGGGTCCATGGACCTGGTGGAGATCAACCCGATCCTGGATGTGGCCAACAAGACGGCGAAACTGGCCGTGGAGCTGACCCTGTCCGCTTTGGGAAAAAGCATTTTGTGAGCCTGTCCGAGTATATTCAATCTTTGAAAGCCTACAAAGGATTTGCCGGCGACATTGTGTGCCACCGGACCCTGGATCCGGTGCCGGCCCGATATGCCGGATCTTTGCCCGGGTTTTCCCATGATTTGTCCTTACTGCTGGAAGACCTGGGCATCTCCCGGCTGTATTCCCATCAGCAGACTGCCATGGAC contains these protein-coding regions:
- a CDS encoding pyridoxamine 5'-phosphate oxidase family protein, translated to MDNQTLFTTIQDLINSQQLAVLCTQKDGHPYASLVAVAATPKLDRIIFLTPKTTRKYDNLTACPNAAFLINNSENRAEDIYQATAVTATGTVIDVPDAEQQALTDIYLARHPHLASFAAADTTALVCVKISRYILVNRFQNVFELAVTP
- the rocF gene encoding arginase — translated: MSRQISLIGVPMDFGQDLRGVDMGPAAVRYTGLITRLRELGHTVRDRGDVPIPIRDEAVPGPLAGNTYVEEISRICNAVYTLGRRVMEEKDFPLFVGGDHSIAVGTVAAAGADGEPIGLIWLDAHGDFNTPDTSPSGNIHGMPLAILMGEGHPDLVNVGRPGPKVLPENVVMIGLRDIDPVEKKRLKTSGVTVFTMRDIDEQGISTVANKAVMKFAHMKRIHLTVDMDALDPVEAPGVGTPVPGGITYREAHLLMEILADSKKVGSMDLVEINPILDVANKTAKLAVELTLSALGKSIL
- a CDS encoding LysR family transcriptional regulator; this translates as MVNLNQLRAFYYVAKHDSYTVAAQKLFITQPAVTAQIKLFENFYGIKLFNRKGRALFLSHIGKLLFEKAEKIFALENEIEEMLAQMKEMNQGLLAIGCTKAYAKHIMPSIISAFHRTYPNIRIILEEGSSMAMINSLRDFENEIIVVAQMDIKDSRIQFIPFSQEEIVLIMAVDHPLSKKKEVTFNDIKNEPIILKGTGSGTRKKIVDLYRNNDMVPIVFMESNNTEFIINLVEKGEGISFLVKPSIEQKVYEKKIVMHRLKDNRLFLDVSLGFSKNNPLSPAASAFYEVIKRTFTEEFSQNKIGSIMAKILAGKFVKD
- a CDS encoding metallophosphoesterase family protein encodes the protein MKIAVFSDVHSCYKKMMTVFDDMEKYQIDQYVCLGDIIGYGSQPEETVQLLMSKQVISVRGNHELAMFDPDYLELFPKKIKQPLLENIAAISEKSIQYLEKTPVYLQLENCHFVHGTPPDKMTTYIYDVTDYYLKSIFNNSATRVFFTGHTHKLKLITYKDKIVYRGRINENCIIPVGNNQKYLVNVGSIGFSRDDFEASKYVVYDTENKQIMVRMVST